CTGAACGACATCTTGCCGACGACGCAGTGGATGTTGCCGCCGTCGTCGACGCGGAACTCCACCTTACCAGCCTTGTATTCTTTCACGGCCGTGGTGACGTCCTGCGTCACGGTGCCGGCTTTCGGGGATGGCATCAGGCCGCGAGGGCCGAGCAGCTTTCCGAGGGGACCGACGACACCCATCATGTCGGGCGTGGCGATCGCCACGTCGAAATCCATCCAGCCTTCTTTGATCTTGTCGGCGAGTTCCTTGCCGCCGGCGAAATCAGCGCCGGCTTCATTGGCCTTGATGATGTTCTGATCTTTGCAGAACACGAGCACCCGCTGGCTTTTGCCGATTCCGTTCGGGAGCACAATGCTGCCGCGAACGATCTGGTCGGCATGCTTGGGATCGACGCCCAGGCGAACGGCCAGTCCCACTGACTGGTCGAAGCGCGACGGCTTGACGCCCTTGGGGAGATTGCTTTCCAGCTTCTTGAGCTTGGAAACAGCATCGGCGACCGGAAGTGCGCCGAGGTTTTCAACTGCGGCTTTGAGGGCCTTCTGACGTTTTGAAATCTTCATGACTTGGTCTTTCCAACGAACGGCGGATATCAGTCGGTCCGCCGGTCGATTCTCTGCCAATGACTTTGGCGATGCTTCGGGCAACCTCTCGAATCGACTACGAGTCGAGAACCGTGATGCCCATGCTGCGAGCGGTGCCGGCGATGACTTTCATCGCCTGGTCCAGGTTTGTCGTGTTGAGATCCTGAATCTTCTTCTGCGCGATATCCTTCACCTGGGCCTGGGTGACGGTGCCGATTTTTTCGGTCCGGGGATTCGCAGCCCCTTTCGCCACCTGGGCCGCCTGCTTCAGCAGCACGGCTGCCGGCGGGCTCTTCAGAATGAATTCGAACGAACGATCGTTGTAGACCGTGATGATGACGGGAATCGTGGTTCCCATCATGTCGCGGGTACGCTCGTTGAACTGCGAGACGAACTGACCGATGTTCACCCCGTGCGGGCCGAGTGCCGTCCCCACTGGCGGGGCCGGTGTAGCCTGGCCGCCGGTGATCTGCACCTTGATTTCCGCAACGACTTGTTTCTTTTTGGCCATTCCTGGTCTCACTTGCCTTTCGAGGCGAACAACTATTGAGCTAATCGAGATCGACCGCTGTTCATCGACCGCTGTTCGCGATTGCGAACGAATCGGCCATAAACGAGTCGAACCCGCAACGGTCAATTCCGGTTGCGGGCTCGTTGCTGATCCCGTCCGCTAGACTTTTTCCACCTGCCAGTGTTCGAGTTCGACTTCAGTCGGACGGCCGAAGATCTCGATGATGATCTTGACCCGACCTGTCGTGTCGTCCATGGAGTCGATGGTCCCTTCGAAGCTTTCGAACGGACCCTCTTTCACCTTGACGTGATCCCCCACGCCGACTTCGAACTTCACCACAGCACGAGCCGGTTTTTCGACTTCGCCCTTGGTGTTGGTGACTTCGACTTCCAGCCCCAGCCAGCGTTTGATTTCTTTCAACTCCATCGCGAGCGGCTTGCCTGCCGCTCCGGTGAAGTCGCCGACGCCGCCTGTTGACCGGACCAGATGCCAGCTCTCATCGGTGAGCTCCATCTGGATCATCATATAGCCGGGAAGGAGCTTCTGCTCCCGCACCCGACGACCCCCGCCTTTGGTCTCAACGACCTTTTCGGTGGGAATATAAATCTGTCCGAAATTCTCTTCCATCCCCTCCATGCGGATGCGACGGAAGATCGAGTCGCGAATGGAGCGTTCCCGATTGCTCTGCACCTTGAGTACAAACCATTGCATCCGGGGATTGTCGTCCCCGTTCATGGCCGTCGTCTCAAGTGTCGGCCCCTTCGGTGGTTTCGCCGAAGAGGTCGACTTTTTGACAGGCCTGCTACGTTCTTCATCCATGGGCGAGCCACGCATCTTTGTGGATCACTCGTTGTTTTTCAAGCGATCCAGTCCACAAACGTCTGATTTTCCTGTGGTTCCACGCAAACTTCAGGAGCCTGGGGCACTCATGTCGAGAAACCCGATAAAGCCAAACAACTGCTGCCAGAAAATGTCGCAAAAGAACAGGTAAGCGCCCAGGACCAGCATGGTGACCAGCACCACGGCGGTGGCCCGTTTCAGGTAGTCGAGGCTGGCCCACGAGACCTTGTCCATTTCCGCCTCGACGGAAATGAGGAAGTTCGCGAAGGTCGGCCAGTTCACCAGTGCAAATGCGAGCCACAGTCCCACGACGGCGACCACGGTCGGAACGCCCCAGCGGACTCCCGAGGCATAGTCGGACAGAATTGTGGCATGGAGCCGCCAGGCGCCAATCACAAACACGCCTGCCACGACCGCGAAGGTCACCTGGCGGACAATGCGTCCCTGATTCGGCTTGAACACCCGGGGTTGAACCAGTGTTGCTGCGAACGAAGATTCTGCTTTCGCTTTCGCCATCCTGGGCTTACCCTTCTTGACAGAAATGCCGCCTGCGTTCCTGCAGGAGACACCAGAATGTCTGATGTGTCAATTGAACTGAAAACTGGGATTGCAGCACGGGCGGGGGGACTCGAACCTCCAACCTGCGGATTTGGAATCCGCTGCTCTGCCAATTGAGCTACACCCGTAAAGGAGGGGCCAGAGGTCAGGATTCAGGGGCCAGTAGGGCCGAATCCCTAACCCCTGACCTCTGGCCCCTGGTCTCTATTTCTTCCGCGACTCTTTGTGCAGGGTGTGTTTGCGGAGTTTCGGGCAGTACTTCATGAGTTCCAGCCGCTCTGTGCCGCGCATTTCTTTGGGAACGCGGTAGTTGCGGGAGCCCGATTCGGTGCATTCCAGCCAGACGTATTCGCGAGCCATTTCTCACCTCGTAAAACAGCAGCAATCCGGCATCGCTGCTGTGCGGACGCCGGATTCCTGTCTGGTATCAAAAAAACGTTGAGCTGCACAAGGGTGTGCAGCTCAACGCGGTTGTCAAACTATTGCAGAATCTTCGTGACGATGCCGGAACCGACCGTGCGGCCCCCTTCGCGGATGGCGAAACGGCTGCCGTCCGTCAAGGCGACCGGCTTGATCATCTCGACTTCGAGCTTCACGTTATCGCCGGGCATGCACATTTCGGCGTCGCCGAGCAGCTTCACAGCGCCGGTGACGTCGGTCGTGCGGAAGTAGAACTGCGGCCGGTAGCCGCTGAAGAACGGGGTCTTGCGGCCCCCTTCGTCCTTGCTCAGCACGTACACTTCAGCTTCGAACTTGGTGTGCGGCTTAATGCTGTTCGGGGCAGCCAGAACCTGGCCGCGCTCGACGTCTTCCTTCTTCGTGCCGCGGAGCAGGATCCCGACGTTGTCGCCGGCTTCGCCCTGATCCATCAGCTTGCGGAACATTTCGACGCCGGTACAGGTCGTTTCCTGAGTGTCTTTCAGGCCGATGATCTGGACCTTGTCGCCGACCTTGATCTTGCCGCGTTCGATACGGCCGGTGACCACGGTGCCGCGACCTTCGATCGAGAACACGTCTTCGATGGCCATGAGGAACGGCTTGTCGACTTC
This window of the Planctomicrobium piriforme genome carries:
- the secE gene encoding preprotein translocase subunit SecE, which translates into the protein MAKAKAESSFAATLVQPRVFKPNQGRIVRQVTFAVVAGVFVIGAWRLHATILSDYASGVRWGVPTVVAVVGLWLAFALVNWPTFANFLISVEAEMDKVSWASLDYLKRATAVVLVTMLVLGAYLFFCDIFWQQLFGFIGFLDMSAPGS
- the rplK gene encoding 50S ribosomal protein L11 translates to MAKKKQVVAEIKVQITGGQATPAPPVGTALGPHGVNIGQFVSQFNERTRDMMGTTIPVIITVYNDRSFEFILKSPPAAVLLKQAAQVAKGAANPRTEKIGTVTQAQVKDIAQKKIQDLNTTNLDQAMKVIAGTARSMGITVLDS
- the rplA gene encoding 50S ribosomal protein L1 — translated: MKISKRQKALKAAVENLGALPVADAVSKLKKLESNLPKGVKPSRFDQSVGLAVRLGVDPKHADQIVRGSIVLPNGIGKSQRVLVFCKDQNIIKANEAGADFAGGKELADKIKEGWMDFDVAIATPDMMGVVGPLGKLLGPRGLMPSPKAGTVTQDVTTAVKEYKAGKVEFRVDDGGNIHCVVGKMSFSEEKLTENIQALLQMIMQLKPQAAKGQYVRSITVTATQMPGIQISAA
- the rpmG gene encoding 50S ribosomal protein L33, yielding MAREYVWLECTESGSRNYRVPKEMRGTERLELMKYCPKLRKHTLHKESRKK
- the nusG gene encoding transcription termination/antitermination protein NusG, which encodes MNGDDNPRMQWFVLKVQSNRERSIRDSIFRRIRMEGMEENFGQIYIPTEKVVETKGGGRRVREQKLLPGYMMIQMELTDESWHLVRSTGGVGDFTGAAGKPLAMELKEIKRWLGLEVEVTNTKGEVEKPARAVVKFEVGVGDHVKVKEGPFESFEGTIDSMDDTTGRVKIIIEIFGRPTEVELEHWQVEKV